A single region of the Candidatus Binatia bacterium genome encodes:
- a CDS encoding methionyl-tRNA formyltransferase: MRIILVGQAAFAEQVLDRLRERQHDVLAVYCPPDSGERIDPVKARALAVGIPVRQHQSLKGPEVQREFADLGADLAVLAYVTQIVPRSIFEAPRLGSLCFHPSLLPRYRGGSAINWQIIKGETQTGVSVFWVDAGIDTGPILLQRTAVIRPTDTSGSLYYDTLFPLGVDAVVEAVELVAAGKAPRVVQDEAQATYDPLCRDEHAAIDWSRPAATLYNLIRGCDPQPGAHTMLNGRPLRLYDAAIVHGRKLRPGVIDEISADGWLVGTGDGGIRVKRVRAGDKKVDAGTFATTHAVAAGTALGT, from the coding sequence ATGCGCATCATCCTCGTGGGCCAAGCGGCTTTCGCTGAACAGGTGCTCGATAGGCTCCGTGAGCGTCAGCACGACGTGCTCGCCGTGTATTGTCCGCCGGACAGCGGTGAGCGGATCGACCCCGTCAAAGCCCGCGCCTTGGCCGTGGGCATCCCGGTGCGCCAGCACCAGTCACTGAAAGGCCCGGAGGTGCAACGCGAGTTTGCCGACCTGGGAGCAGACCTGGCCGTGCTCGCCTACGTCACCCAGATTGTCCCGCGCAGCATCTTCGAGGCGCCGCGACTCGGAAGCCTTTGCTTCCATCCCTCGCTCCTGCCGCGCTACCGCGGTGGCAGCGCCATCAACTGGCAAATCATCAAGGGAGAGACGCAGACCGGCGTGTCGGTGTTCTGGGTGGACGCCGGCATCGACACGGGCCCGATCTTGCTGCAGAGGACGGCAGTGATCCGTCCAACCGACACGTCCGGATCCTTGTACTACGACACGCTCTTTCCGCTCGGCGTAGACGCGGTCGTCGAGGCCGTCGAACTGGTTGCGGCCGGGAAGGCGCCGCGCGTCGTGCAGGACGAGGCGCAGGCGACCTACGACCCGCTGTGTCGCGACGAACACGCTGCAATCGATTGGTCGCGACCCGCCGCTACGCTCTACAACCTCATCCGTGGCTGCGACCCTCAACCCGGTGCCCACACCATGCTGAACGGCCGACCACTACGGCTGTACGATGCCGCCATCGTCCACGGGCGGAAGCTTCGGCCCGGGGTGATCGACGAGATCTCGGCTGACGGATGGCTCGTCGGCACGGGTGACGGCGGCATTCGCGTGAAACGCGTCCGGGCTGGAGACAAGAAGGTCGATGCCGGCACATTTGCCACCACGCACGCGGTCGCAGCCGGCACTGCTCTCGGCACCTGA